A genomic segment from Rutidosis leptorrhynchoides isolate AG116_Rl617_1_P2 unplaced genomic scaffold, CSIRO_AGI_Rlap_v1 contig28, whole genome shotgun sequence encodes:
- the LOC139882516 gene encoding uncharacterized protein, translating to MDFKIKRIGKKHSHHRIAESKLSDLMNQYAHLRRRYEKRASHKDKETRVQVKVAVHLVRWLAFQGCIFRGHDERKELKRQGNFQALLNSLSTYNEDVSTSIASAPQNAIYNSPTIQKQILHTMSRRVKEVIREEIGNAKYCILVDEVQDESKKEQMSIILRFVDKNGYVQERFFGLVHVKDIAASTLRNDILFVLSQHNLDVQNIQGQGYDGAIAASKEVILIHQFFTKLSSIIIIVGVSYKYSDQLKAVHAENIAHLLAINELKSRTGLNQVYNL from the exons ATGGATTTCAAAATTAAAAGAATTGGAAAGAAGCATTCCCATCATCGAATTGCTGAAAGTAAATTGAGTGATCTCATGAATCAATATGCACATCTTAGAAGAAGATATGAGAAGCGTGCATCTCATAAAGATAAAGAGACTAGAGTTCAAGTAAAAGTTGCAGTCCATCTAGTTAGATGGCTTGCTTTTCAAGGATGTATTTTTCGAGGTCACGATGAGCGTAAAGAATTAAAAAGGCAAGGGAATTTTCAGGCTCTACTTAATTCACTATCTACTTATAATGAGGATGTGTCAACGTCCATAGCTAGCGCTCCACAAAATGCTATATATAATTCACCTACGATACAAAAGCAAATCTTACACACCATGTCAAGAAGAGTAAAGGAAGTTATTCGTGAAGAGATTGGGAATGCTAAATATTGCATACTAGTTGATGAAGTACAAGATGAATCTAAAAAAGAACAAATGTCTATTATCTTGAGATTTGTCGATAAGAATGGATATGTGCAAGAGCGATTTTTTGGGCTTGTTCATGTTAAAGACATTGCTGCATCGACATTAAGAAATGACATACTTTTTGTACTCTCGCAACACAATCTTGATGTGCAGAATATCCAAGGACAAGGCTATGATGGTGCAA TTGCTGCTTCTAAGGAGGTTATCCTCATTCACCAATTCTTTACAAAGTTGAgctctatcattattattgttggtgTTTCCTATAAATACAGTGATCAATTGAAAGCTGTACATGCTGAGAATATTGCTCATTTGCTTGCTATTAATGAGCTTAAAAGTAGAACAGGGCTTAATCAAGTTTATAATTTATAA
- the LOC139882517 gene encoding uncharacterized protein → MDVVKSTKTMIQELRDEGYADLIKNVNTFCEFVSILVSNLDDCYIARRGRAHHQQEDITTEHHYKADIFNALVDTQLHELNSKFNDHAMKLLTLSSALDPKEMQSLDFQELSTISYLCTWMVSTRKYLIYPLVYRVVTLILTLPVSTTITERSFSAMNIIKNKFRNKIADEFISDSLLVYIEKEIVEAIDVESIVNDFRDMKIRRLYF, encoded by the exons ATGGATGTAGTTAAATCTACCAAGACAATGATTCAGGAATTAAGAGATGAAGGATATGCTGATCTAATAAAAAATGTGAATACTTTTTGTGAATTCGTAAGCATACTTGTTTCAAATTTGGATGATTGTTATATTGCAAGAAGAGGAAGGGCTCATCATCAGCAAGAAGATATTACTACGGAGCACCATTATAAGGCGGACATTTTTAATGCTTTGGTTGATACTCAACTACATGAATTAAATAGTAAGTTCAATGATCACGCGATGAAATTACTTACTCTTAGTTCAGCTTTAGATCCAAAGGAGATGC AATCTTTAGATTTTCAAGAACTATCCACCATTTCATATTTGTGTACATGGATGGTAAGTACAAGAAAATATTTGATTTATCCTCTCGTATATAGAGTAGTGACTCTTATACTCACTCTTCCAGTTTCCACCACTATTACGGAGCGATCTTTTTCAGCGATGAACATCATTAAGAACAAATTTCGTAACAAAATTGCAGATGAATTCATCTCTGATTCTTTACTCGTATATATCGAGAAAGAAATTGTTGAAGCTATTGATGTAGAATCAATTGTAAATGATTTTCGTGACATGAAAATTAGGCGCCTTTATTTTTga